AGACATGGAAAAGGTTCAATCAGGAATAATTTGTTGGCTGaatgaaacaacacatttcaaatctccagatccagatttttagcACAGaaatcctcttttcttctttttttcatcctgcCAAATAACAAACACCCGATGAAACATAACCTGCTGAGCAGAAGTAAAACTCGACACCAAGTTAATCACATGTTTGGATGTAACTCATTAAGAAATGTCAATTGAAGATGACATCACGTACAGAAGGTGATTACCACTTGTGTGACAGCAGTTTCACTGAACCAGAGAGAGTTTAAAGATCCAGACGATGGATGGACTCGGTTACCTCGTCGGCCTTGTTGTTGAGACGGATGTACTTCCCCTCCAGGTCAACGTCGTCCACAGTGATGCGGCCGCTGGCTGAGGCGTGCTGGCTGATGCGAGTCTTGGTCACGGTGCCGCCCGCCATGCTGGACGTCTCGCTGTCATTGTCGTTGAGGCGGCGCTTTTTGGAACTGGCCGCACCAGAGGAGTTGCGGCTGCTGGAAGCGGTGGCGGAGGACTGGAGCAGGCGGCTGGTGTGGCTGTGGCTTGAGCCAGAGGTTCGTGTAATCGAGACCTTGGTGGGTGGAGGGCTGGGAGACAGACGCAGCctggggagggatggaggaaagAGGTTTAGAAGAGAGGGAGTCCGGGTCACGTTGTTCTGATTCAAACCTTTGATTCTAAACATCATTGACACAAGAAGCAGAACAAGCTGAGGAAACGatctcacctctcctcctctccctccagcagcttcctgtACGCATTGATCTCCATGTCCAGGGCCAGTTTGATGTCCAGCAGCTCCTGGTAAtcgtccagctgctgctgcatgcgGGCTCGGATTTCAGCCATCTCACGCTCTTTATCCTCCAGCCGCCGCCTCATCAGGTCCCGCTCCCGCGTCAGCGCCTCCTCCAGCTCGCGCACCTTGGCCTCGCTCGCCGACAGCTGACGTGGAGGGAACGCACAGTGGTTTGGTTAGTtaagcagcacaaacacaagtcgatgtgtgaaggtgaaggtcAATGTTTGATCAATAATGCTCAGGGCGGTGTTTCACAACATCCTCGGTGACGTCAGGTACCTGTCTCTGCAGCTGGCTGAGCTGTCCTGACATGCTCTCCAGTCGAACACGCGTGTGCTGCAGCTCTTCGTGGGCGGCTCCCACCATGTGGCTGTTGCTGTCAGCTGACAGACGGGCGTTCTCCAGCTGACGGACAGAGAGACGCTACAGTCAGCCAATGGCAGAGGTTCACTGCTCTGAATTAAAAATCCTTTTAATTCATTTAACTGAGTTACAAACAGTAATTCCCAAAGAAGTTTCCTAAAAGGGTCAATTAAGTAAATAAAGATcggtttagttttagtttctttcacacaaaaaaatgtcaaaaagatcTGGTGAGTTTATTCCTCAGGGGACAGAGGttcaatgaaatacattttcctccTGAATTTAGATCAATAAGCAGATAAACAAGACTCTGATTGTTTTCCAGGatgtaaataaatcatttatctGATTATctatttaatgagaaaaaccCACAACTACAAAGAAAACCGAGCCTCTGCTTTTCCTCTAGGTGGCAACAGAGCTGCGTCTCCAGCAGCTTCCAGACTCACCTTGGACTGGTAggtcttctccagctcctccttgtaGATGCGGACCTGATCCTCGTGCTGGGCTCGCAGCTCAGCCAGGGCCTCGGACAGCTTGCTCTCGAAATCCAGCCGCCCGCCGTCAATCTCCACCATGCGAGTCTCATGGCGGCGCTTGGATTCACGTAACTCCTGGAGACgccagcagagagaggaggaagtgacgTTAGAAGCTGGAAAACCAACTTAAGTGTTTCTGATGTTAGATCTTCAGCTGACTTGtccttttattatttgattaaatcAAGGATGTGATTTGTACAGAAAAGATTTCACCAGTAACTTGTTATAGTTGAATGTAATTGCAGTAATTAATCAGTCgctgattttatttaaatccacTGACCTGTGACCTTTAAACTACGTCTAATcagtttgataaaaacaaaacacacatgttgCCAGTGCGTCTGGAGCATGaccacaaatttaaaaatgtgactaTGACGCTACTTTTACTgtgttttataatatttatgtTAAAATACAGCAATGAAGTGGAAAAACTGTGATCTGCTGAGAGAAATCTGAAGGGGTAAAGCAAAACAAGTAGGTGGTTGGAAGCGAATCAATATCCTGTGGAAGATGAAAAGTAGGACAGATGACTGAGACAGTGGAGTAAGAATAGAAGGGTGGAGGTGAAGAGTAGGAACCTCGTTGTAGATGTTCTTCTGGAactccatctcctccttcagGGTCTGCAGGCGATTCTCCGCGTCCACTCTCCTCAACATCTCGTCCTGCAGTTGCCTCTTGGCATCGGCCAAGTTTCCGTCCAactgggagggaggagaggaaggagagatgagagaaatgTTCCAAAAAATCTAACGCAGCCCAGGGTGAaatctgtgcagcagtgttCGAGTCACGAACTCTTCTCTCAAGGCAAAACCTGCAGTTCCTACGTGTGACCAGTAGGTGGAGGAAGGCCACAACTCTCTCAGCATGAGTCCTGGAAGTGCAGTTCattgataaaacaaacagacgacGCTAACTCCTCTCCACGTTGTCCTCATTCATAATCAACTGACTGCAAGGGTCGTATTAAATTAAGACTTTCAGTGAGATGCTTCTGCACATCAGAGGAAATTCATCTCACACGTCCGTCACTGGGGGGGAAACAAACTCTCTGACAATCAatgcaatgttttttaaatgagaggGAAATAATGTGTAGGGACAAAGTAAAGATAgaaataatgtttgtgtttctacagCAAGGTAAGATAAATACAAGGTTGACCAAACATGAGAAATataacacaaagagaaatgttAGAAACAAACTATACGACACTCGAAGGCTTTGTaaaaaaatatcccagatataaACAACCCCATTTGATTTACGGCCGACACTGCAGCCAGCTACCAGGTGGCGATCGAGCGGAGCCACAACAACACGAACAAACAggaatttctttattttcttaatgtCTTTCCGGTgccatgtgtgttttgttttttttaccttggcCAGCTGGGCCCTGAGGTCCTTCACCTCAGCCTCCAGGTTCCGCTTCTCCCCCAGGGCAGTATTGAGTGAAGCATCCTTAGAGTTGAGCAAGGCCTCCAGGTCCCTCAGCCTGGCCAGAGCCGCCTCCAGGTCCGACTCCTTCCTACTGTTCCTGTGAAGACAGAGGACGATGTGGACGTTAGTGTCATTTTCACCTTCTGATGCTTATTTCTGTCTAATCcctgtcggggggggggggtgtagttgtggtctctcttcctcttctggcGGTGGagcatgtctttgtttttcaggaaaTGAAAGTTCTCATCATCATCTAATCGACAATTTCCTTTAGTGACTCATGTCAGATGGATGGTCAGTTCGGAGCTTTGTGATTTATCCCGCGGCTTCACAGACTCAAACGTTCCCTCAGAGGACGTtaggttttcttttgtttctttgtttttcggtttttttctgcaggatCACACAGAAACTACAGGACTCTGAGTTTAAATGGTGCTGTACATTTACAGATTCCTTCTCTGCACGAGGTTTATACATCATGCTCTCTCCTCTGCACACAGTCGATGTGTTTCTTTGAAAACTCTGACTTAAAGCTTCCGTTAAAGTTGCTCGGACTTCATAAGAACGTGTTGCTGAAACCTGAGCGGTGAGTAActgtgctgcagtgacagaAGCTGTGAATGACACAAGCTGCCTTTTGCACAGTCCAGTGAGAGCAGCAGTTGTCCGCTGTCGATGTGAACTGAACTCAGGCCAGCACATCAGTGCACTGTTATGAGCATCCTTTAATGAAAAGGAGCCTATTTAGCTCCATCTCAAGGGAACCTGTGTTGAATTAAAAGAATTCACGTTTGCTGCGCATgtgcctgtgcatgtgtgcccctcctctcctctaacGTCTCCACAGGAAACAAATTGAGAGAACTGGGTAGAagttataaaaatgaaaacctggATGCAGccatggaaaaataataaactcccagcagaagaggaggagagagaacggTGGAGAGAAAGGTTGTAATATTCGTCATGCACAGCCAAGGAGGAAATGGGCTCCCCGTTATTCTGTTTGGCCCTGCAGGCCAGACTTCATTGTCACTAATAATGGCCATCTGCTGGAGGAGATGGCTTCCAGGCTGCTTACGCAGACCTCACAGTCCTCTGGTCACTGCCAGCCGCCTGTGAGAACAGCCAGCGTCTCGTCAAACAGGCCGAATGAACGACAAACTCACTATACATactgaagaaagaagaagttgctgaattaaaaaaaacaactaatgaGACTTTTATGACCAGAAAACACAGCGCTGATGCTTTGCAGATGTACGATCACGCTTTGAGAGCGTCAGCGTGGAAATACAAGTGGAAAAaataggaaaagaaagaaagaaagtttaaGTGCATCCAGATTAAATACACGAACACAAAAAACTAGACATGAAAACCtcagaaacaaaataaagaaaacaatgaaagtaCTAAAGCTTGTTTCTATTCTACAGAGGTActgtgttatttatatatatatatatatatatttactgggTTATCTAAGAAACCAGCATCTATACAGGCTGTGGAAATGCAACAGT
This region of Paralichthys olivaceus isolate ysfri-2021 chromosome 13, ASM2471397v2, whole genome shotgun sequence genomic DNA includes:
- the lmna gene encoding lamin, with translation METPSQKRTSRGATVTVSPARITRLQEKEDLCNLNDRLAVYIDKVRSLESENAGLRMRITESESSVTRDLSGMKAAYETELADARKTLDQVAKERARLQLELGKIREEHKELKARNSRKESDLEAALARLRDLEALLNSKDASLNTALGEKRNLEAEVKDLRAQLAKLDGNLADAKRQLQDEMLRRVDAENRLQTLKEEMEFQKNIYNEELRESKRRHETRMVEIDGGRLDFESKLSEALAELRAQHEDQVRIYKEELEKTYQSKLENARLSADSNSHMVGAAHEELQHTRVRLESMSGQLSQLQRQLSASEAKVRELEEALTRERDLMRRRLEDKEREMAEIRARMQQQLDDYQELLDIKLALDMEINAYRKLLEGEEERLRLSPSPPPTKVSITRTSGSSHSHTSRLLQSSATASSSRNSSGAASSKKRRLNDNDSETSSMAGGTVTKTRISQHASASGRITVDDVDLEGKYIRLNNKADEDQPLGNWQVKRQVGSTTPIVYKFPPKFTLKAGGTVTIWAASGGGSHNPPTDLLWKTQNSWGTGDLLQTSLISANGEEMAMRKVTRTLFHDAEEDDDMGAHSTSGGDNEYNLRSRTVICDSCGQSSDRGGGVCSSGGLSEGLVGHSFFMGSNEPRQARVKPENCSIM